One window of Corynebacterium accolens genomic DNA carries:
- a CDS encoding pilin N-terminal domain-containing protein, producing the protein MTAPATPADAKVISGYAPASTQVDPSSIGQELNSLTISLPTGNPFDEVKEGELPPGALSGYTFELAQVAGLDIRTHQGYTDALNLTPQKAGDLGFTEVKRKETSDDSGKVRFDNLPAGAYLIEITPPQRSGEKHKDIQPMIVVLPATDKEGNWLHDLKVVAKTDDGGGDVPPPTDIPDPRPTPTPTPSKPSPTPPPEDTTPPGPGPDGSETTETTPADTPPEGPEKPKPSQLARTGASVLGILVLAAGLIAAGMLLIRRNNKGDQ; encoded by the coding sequence ATGACTGCCCCTGCAACACCGGCTGATGCCAAAGTCATTTCAGGGTATGCCCCAGCATCCACCCAGGTTGACCCCAGTTCCATTGGTCAAGAGCTCAATTCCCTTACCATTTCTCTGCCCACCGGTAATCCATTTGATGAAGTTAAAGAGGGCGAGCTACCGCCAGGGGCATTAAGCGGTTATACCTTCGAATTGGCGCAGGTAGCGGGCCTTGATATTCGTACGCACCAGGGATATACGGATGCTCTCAACCTCACTCCGCAAAAAGCAGGTGATCTGGGGTTTACCGAGGTAAAGAGGAAGGAGACCAGCGATGATTCTGGCAAGGTTCGCTTCGATAATCTCCCGGCGGGCGCATACCTAATCGAGATAACCCCTCCCCAACGCAGCGGGGAGAAGCATAAGGACATCCAGCCCATGATCGTTGTGCTTCCTGCCACCGACAAGGAGGGAAATTGGCTACACGATCTCAAGGTAGTAGCCAAAACCGACGACGGCGGTGGCGATGTCCCTCCACCAACGGATATCCCCGATCCACGACCGACCCCCACTCCGACTCCATCGAAGCCTAGTCCGACCCCACCACCTGAGGACACCACGCCTCCGGGGCCGGGACCGGATGGCTCCGAAACAACAGAAACTACGCCTGCTGATACCCCACCAGAAGGTCCTGAGAAACCAAAGCCCAGCCAATTAGCACGAACAGGCGCTTCCGTACTCGGAATCCTTGTTCTGGCTGCTGGCCTCATCGCGGCCGGAATGCTGCTTATCCGTCGAAATAACAAAGGTGACCAATGA